One Cydia fagiglandana chromosome 5, ilCydFagi1.1, whole genome shotgun sequence genomic window, GTAGAATTTTGTGAATTATAAATAGAAAATGCTTTGTACAGTTCACGCACGAATTATGAGGAACACACAATCCTTCCTCACCCACTGAATCCACGATTTTCGTGCGTGAAGTGTAGATTGGAGGAGCTTTCATAATATGTCAGATGATAATCAATAGCAAAACTTTAGTTTCGTATTAAAATCTCCAATAAGACTTCGATTCCACAATAATAAGTTTAGTTCTCAAGCAGAAAAGCTTTGTTTCAGAAAAAGTAGGTAGTATTTCCAAGTCATCGGCAGTGCACCAATCCGCACTTGACCCCATGACATGGCTGAAAGCTGGGCCGAGCCGCAGCCTACTTCTTTTCAGGCATGTTGATTCAACCTACTTCCATTGCCACTTGCACTGCAAAGCGAAAAGATGTCGACGTTTTGAAATTACGTTGTGGGTGTAAGCCCTCCAACCACTTCTCGTATCCGAACGAAACcgtggtttctttttttttactaatcaaAGTTTTAGCAAATCGAGTAATATTCCGTAGGTATAGTCATAGCCTATGAAATAACGCggcaaaagtaaaaaatatatatttaataagatAGTACTTTTATTCTACAGTTCGCGTTCGGGCTCAAAGGGGCCGCTACAATTTAATTGTTCTAAATATAGTGACATATCTCttattgttaagataataaCTGTAACAAATAATCATTAATTACAgtatattcaaaattatctttttGCGGTTTAAGTAAATGCGTAATAAGTTCATTGATAGTAATGAAATGAAACACGCAAGAtagataaacaataataaaggAGTCAGTGGCCCACAAATGTGATAACGGCTTTATTTATATGAGATAATGTCCATCACTTCTCTCATATCAATTGTTATCAAAATGGTCTTGTTATAGTAAATTCAGCTACAGAGGCGAATTCTAGAAATGTATTTCGGTCTTAAgtggtataaaattaaatgactGATTGTGTTTTTTGGGCTGTTAGGCATATAACATTAGATTTTTTTGATTTATTAACTAAAGAGGAACAACACACTCGGAAAAAGTTTACAAGATATTTGCGTGTAATGTAACTTCTTTACTAAGATCGACATTCAAGTCCAAGTAAAATACAGAAACCCGATATTGTTCCTAAAGCCCCTCTTGAGAATGGACAAAGGACTGCCTTGGGACCAGGTGAAGGTCGCTACAGAGCCTATAGGCTTCTAAAGTGTCTGCTCAATAGGGCTTTTACTTTTATGATACTTCGAATTTGAACTTCAAGTGTTGACAACAAGGTTTACTTTCCAAGGATCATGGACATGGAAGTGGTTGGGAGAAGAtgaaacaaatttaaataaaatttataagctGGGGAAAAGGTAGGTGAAAATCGTGTGTTCCTTTTTATTCATGAACTTTAGTAAATTAAACGAACTAGTGAGTTTTTTTATCGTAATACAAAATATGTATTAGGTACTAAATTAATCATTAGTTCGGTACCTACCTCTTTATTGCCTTTTGATATGTTTAATCAACGCgttaaaattgaataaataaataatgagacGACAGTCGGATTTCCTGCATCTGCACCATTTGCAGATGGTTTTCATTGCTGTCAAATTACTGAAATATTTCAATCAAGGacaaaaaatgttaataaaatgtatttcacCCGAGCAGATGGAAAAGTACCATTGACTTTTCTGCTTAACAACTCACTACGCTCGTAAATCTTTATATAGAATCTGAACTAAAATTTAATTCTCGAAGAAATATCTAACATTTCTCTCTTTACACAAATTGTTGTGTGAAGTTACTAAGTTATAGCGTATATAAAGAAAGGCATATGTTCAGTCAGCAGcagtagttgctaagcgggccaggtgttcaaaataatcctgatgtgactttattgttaagaggataagagcatgtcaaggtaatttagaACACTTCgcgcgcttagcaacttctgccgcCGACTGTACCTACCTCGGTAATTTCGTGATTTATGTATGACTAGTCAGAGCATTAACCCTATTTGTAATAAAACCAGCGGACATTAGGGTCAACAATGTTACCCTTTATTACAATCCTTGTGTACCATTATACTAATCAAAGTTCAAAAATTACCTCCGTGAACCTGGAGATGTATTATCTGTCATTAGTGTTCAACCAATGTAATTCTATTTACTATTTTAGGTTACCTCAATACGCGTCCTGGACTACTACGCCAGTGcacagtggggagacacttctCCTTTCggacaaactcggctccgttcggctcagcattgctccgagcaattattagggttcgcACCATCACCATTTCACGTCCTTTTGCATGCACGACCTTGAATTTTGATATGACTTGAATTTtggcaaccctaaatagccgaaagcgATAGGGTTATAcattagaaagagatagcatgattcgtcaATGAATCGCAGTCAatcttcggttttgtaggaagtgtcctttctgtacggcggTACTATTAATTTATTCTATGACTACACGTATTGATCCAATATTAATTGGAAcaataaacaacaaaaatatgTTTCATATATTTATACCGACCCCGCTGATAACTTATATTTAACCCAGTAAACTAAAATAGCTCGGGCATTAAAACCAAATAGCCGCCTTGATtcgataaaagtttttattcgACTATATTTACCAGCTAATGTATCTAATAAAATGAAACCACTAAAACTGTTTAAAGAGCCACAAAAATGACTTACATAGTTTCACTGAAATAACTTTACTGGTTTTTAATACCCGCCTTCCTACTTTTAACCACAATTTGTAACACAAATGATTTTGATGGACTAGGTGGcctattctgttttttttttaattattcgaCCTTGACGATCGTTCACACTGATTGGTGCAAGCAAAATGCACGGGGAGTCATGACATTAacgcatctcgctcgcacttattGGCGCTGCGAGTCTTGTCAAGCTCTTATCAAAACAGTCAAGACTTAAACAAGTTAGTAACTCAGAATTGGCCTCTGGATTACCCAATACTCTATGGGTATTTTCATTGAATACCTACCCAATTAAATTAGGGGAAAATATCTATAGAAATTACTTACCTCTGGTATTATAGGGAAATGAACGTTGTTATTTTAAGAGTTTCCTTTCAGATTTTTGTGCGAACTAGACAAAAAATGAATATCGGAAAGTAAATAACGTCTATATCTCTATTAGGACATTATTTGCCATTAATCATAATAGAACCTTATTGTTTATATTCTTTTATGCCGGATGAATAACCGTTGATGTTACTAAATAACATGTATATTATGTGAGGTAAATATGAGATAAGATACGCAATTTggtcattatttttatcttaacGACCCTTAATAATACCGTTGGTAACATTTATTTCATCCCTCCAGTCGTTGGTTATagtttaggtacctaatgtatACAGTAGGAGTACTTAGTAAATAGTAAacattttattgtacataataCAGGTTCAGATACAATTTTATATCTGTAGGCTTTTAAGTTTTATGTTTgcttatttctttctttgtttttatcaataagtaaataattataactaaaataaaaatggctgtctgtaaagtcggtttacggacgattatattgcgtgataacgtcataagaaaacattactattacattacgtaacgttaccatagagatccgtccacaacgttaccatggagagtTGTCGataacgtgacactttttcgtgcatgttaccggtgttcatcaatttataaaaaaagataCAATTTGATGACATAGATGAAAACTGCACAATTGACGTTCAATGGAGTCATCTACTCACTTTTTTTGACATGATGACGTCTTATAAATCCATGAACACCGCGGTGCTGCCGCGgcagcatgcacgaaaaagtgtcacgttgtggacgggtctccatggtaacgttacgtaaagtaatggtaatgttttcttatgacgttatcacgcaaattATCATCCGTAAACCGattttacagacaaccatatttttttatataaccgCTGTCTACGTTTTTCTAACAATTATctagtgctttatttcgtgcatggagtgTTTTTTTAATAGAGGCAACATGCCTATTGTCACAGTACTTAGTACttacaataaacaaaaaaaaagctatGATGAACTCGTCCATAAAGTAGCACTTCCGCCCCAGTTGGTATCGCCCTAATGTAGCGGGAAATGGAAAACTCACTGAGCCCCGGCATTAAAGAGTATGGCGTGAAAACCATTACTAGCCCAAGTAAAGGTTACAGGCTTTCATACGGATAATAAATATACTTGTTTTGATAATATTATAAAACTGTTAAACTGATTTAGCTAGCCCCGAAAAAGGCATACGATTTTCAAAACAAAGAAACCCCTCTATTAGTTTCAGGTCTATCTTGCCGACCGCCTACCTTAACATAAATTAAGAGATTGGTGCCTACGGCTATGCTAGGATAAACTACACTTATTTATTACAGTGCTTTGGATTAACTTCGAAAAACTAGAAGTAGTTTTACTAAATTGCAGTATCTAGCGTGAGTGAGTGGTTTTACTAAATTGCAGTATCTAGTGTCCCAAAAGTGCTTCTAGTTTAGAAGATTTTAGCGATTTTCGAAATCAACCCGTTGTCGAACAGACAGTTTACacaaaggttaaaaaaaatacctttcactcattgtatttttttatctagCGGTTCAAAAATCCTTTTAAAATAAGGAAGAAGTGAATTTcgttataattttgttttatgctAATAGTtactttgaataaaaaaaactcaatgacattgtaaaagtttttcgatcaggtcacgtgtccgtcttacgaagcgtcttacgtcttatgCTCTCGCGAGTTCAAAATTTTTTCCCCACCACAAAAAGTCCACATAAGTACGAGTACATACAACCAATAATGCAGGAACAATCTTGAGTTTGAGTTATTCCAATGTGGTGTTCATTCGCGCATGGTGATAACTTCTCTAATCGACTTATCGAGTAacttataatttatttcttacaCGTGTATTGGTTTTCCAACTTCCCAATTTATAAAACATTCCTAATATTTCTTGTCACTCCAATTCATTTGAACTTCCCTGGGACAAATTATACTATTAatatttgatgttattttagGCTAGGGCTTGGTTATACCTAATAACCTTTACAAAAACACTGTTAATTTACAGACTTATtagttattaggtacctacgccAGTAATTTACATTAATAAAGCACTAAAGCCTGTCTAAATTAGCATATAGAACTCATTACAGCCATGTCCCTCGTGTACTGTAAAATCTGACTAATTTTGGGTTTCTATACAATAGCCTTGGGTTTGTCCGTAAATTTCAGAAATGTGTAACATTAGGACCAATATCGTGCTGGATATCCGTTCACGAATCGtcaataggtacattttaaCTGATAAAGATACttttttattcaagtaggcatattacatattacaatgcgcttatgaacgacacataaagctacaccggctgcAACCCTACACCtatgcctcgagaagatttaaatcatCATCATGGTGAGATTTATACTCAGTTACGTGTTGTTATTGTTAAGATGTACTTACGGCACATATTTTATTCCCCATTTCGGCATATATTTTAATGATTGAATCGAAGCTTTAAGTATAAATAACTAGGCATCCAAGAGAACCTAGGGTGTTATAACCAGGAAACACACGATACATGCGTCACAACGCGGAAGAAATACATATACCGGTATGGCATAAAATCATTTAATAAGGCTTTGTGTCTAGAAATTATATGTAGACATAGTAATAGATGTAGAGGCTGGAAAAAATGTTCCTAAGAGAGAAACGTTGAAGGCCATCTTTTGGCAGTGGAGGGTAGGGGCCTATTATGAACCCTTTGAACTAGTCAAAAATACAACAATGTTATACCATCGTAAGTACCTAATCTGTATTATAGCATAATCTATATTAGGTTGGGTTCGTTTGGCGTAATGAACTTGCTATGGTAtggtataattattacatttattacccTATATATATGAGCCACGATATTCCTCAGCTACGATAAAATACAATATTAGTCTTCTTACCACTTCTTATATTACTACAACTACTTATATATTCGTAGTTATTGAACCGTATTTTGTATAGGTATACGGTTTTAAAATGGCTTGGCTGTGTAGTCCAGTGGACCAGAGCCAATTTGAAGGTTCTGCCAAGTTTGTTGTGTAAAGAATTTGGGAAATTACGAGTACATATTTGACctctatacacggtggctaaaaaataacttcattcctgttgccagggaggttttgggattatactgatcaatttttactatgggaccaaccccgaaatcgcttACTGCCCCGTTTTGACatggtataataaataaataaaataaatccagTTATTGCAGACTCTCTGGGTTTATTAGTTTGGTTAGTACAGCACAATTAAATATAGCGTTCGTCTCTTCCGCTAGCATTAGCATATGAAAATGACGTATTTACCGTAAAGATGAAGCTGTATACGTAATAGTACTTACGTATGGCCATCCCTACTGTCTATGTGACTCTAGAAAACGTGTTGGCAACCCGCCAACTGGGCAACGTATCGTAACGTAACGTACGAGCCTTAACGAAATAGGTGCATCTACCTATTCCTTAAGGAAATCGAGCTAGTCATGatacttttataaaatattataataatgtctacttaactatgtacctacttatatatatatatatgtctagTTATTTTTTCCCtttattagtagtagtagtattatAGTTCcctagttttagttttttttatcaatttgcAATACCGCCAATACCTAACGGAACTAAAGAGGACCATTACGAAATCTCGGATATATAGATTTCAACAGTTtcgctttataaaaaaaatgcgactaaAATTGCGATTGTTGTGAATATTTTGacctaagattttttttaattctcaatgtaactatttttaagacagtaattttgtgttttttatgaaatacaaataccaaaaaacaaaaaatatcatatgatataaacagaaaaaaattgGTTTAAGTAAATTTGAACGGGTCAATATCAATACAGGTATTCAGTTCGAAATTGAGAACTGCCCGACATTGGAGTCATGAATAGCTAACAAGAAATGATTACAATATCAATATAATCTTATCACATTCATTATATTTACTTTCTAAATCTTATCAGTAAACTGCAATATCGACTATATTATCTTTGGGGGTTTTGTATTTATCATGATATCTAGCTAGCATTTTGTCTACCTAATTATATGTATAGTACAGGTTGGTTATCGTTGTGTACAATCTGAACGATAGGTGTGCCTTTACACGTGACTTACTGTGAAGATATGAGTAAGTACTTCGTATTTAGACAATATGTGAAATTTGAAATAAGTATTGTGTTATATCTTAGCCTAGAACAACATTTTCTATATGCCTacctaatgtacctatgtacttaGAATCTTTACCTTATTTTCCATACTTCAATAACTGCATGTGGAAACCAACATTTTAAACTTTGCTGGCGCCATCaccatttttcataaaaattacCTTACCTGCCCAATATTGTAGCCCAGCCCAATCAATTTGTTTTGGTTTTGACACGACTCGCGCGGTCGTCTCGGTGATTAGCGCTTGGCGCGCATTTTATGCACGGCTTTCACTTCAattagggaatgctcccggtactgagtttgtatggcgagaaccgggaattcccggttccggtagtatttgtatagaaaaccagtaccgtgAGCACTCCCTATTTAACATGCACCAATCAAAGCGTGAGTGTGCTTCTAActagtcgtatcaaaaccagatcaacacattttttcaactaaatcgggtTCCTGAAACTAGTCGAGTTTTTGCCTGTGTTTATTTACGAGTTAGATGAGGTCGAAAGCATTTCGTAATTTGGGTGACCTATTGAACCAAGCAACAAATAGAGATTaggaaaataaatacttacttattcaGAATTGCTTTGTTTTTTCCTCCTGCGTTATATCTAACTGTTACCGAGTTCCAGAAATATTTGTGAATCAAATTTGTAAACACACAAAGTATTAAAGTGTTTTAACACCGAGGAAGAGTTTACTATTAGTTTGCTATTAGTTTTGGTAGTTTGTACTTATGTTTACCTACGCAacgtatgtatatacatacctatacatactTTAATTACTATATATGCCTATTCTTTGAACGTCGTACGTCTCAGGTGAGATCATCTTCGTAATGCACACATAAATAACAggttttatttaatacctatCTTTATTCATTAATTCCGCACTCGTAATTCATCAATCATTATTCTTTCTTAGCCTTTATTGTAGGTAAAAcgtttttttacataaaaaaagaGAGCCAAAATGTTGGTATCACAATGGCGAATTGGAGATACAGCGCAGTATTTTTGTACTATATCTTCAAATTTAGGAATTAGTGGTCTTTCCAGAGAATCGTTaaacaaataggtaggtaactgTGGATACAGGACTTGAACCTCATGTGCACCTACGCATATCCAACTACATAAATACACAGgaaatatactattaattttcCAATAAAAATCTCAATATGAACCTACCTAACCgatataggtaggtaaacaATAAGGCCCGATAGTATCCGACGGAATATTATTCAAGACGAGGGAATTTATACTCATTTCTTGTATACCTATCAGAAACATCAGGTTTTTAATTCTGGTTAGTTATTCTTATTACGCATGCAATATAAACAAAACAAGTTTTAGCGGTCAATCACATGTTCGTAATTTAAAAGTAGAACTCACCCGGTCTCGCGGTTGTCCAGGGAGTTGTTTGAAGACCGGGGCACCAGGGGTCGGTAGCTGGACCGAGTCATGGTTAACACTATCAACGGCTTAAACACTCATACCGTCTATTATCACACGTTAATTGAGCAAACGAAGCGCCTGCCACACGACATAGTACTGATTAACATTGTTTAGTCAAGCCGCACAAGTAGCGGGCCGATAACAACTATCTATCACACATCGAGGACGTATTTATCTAGGCACTCGGCTACGCGCAAAACAATAACATGACGTTAACAAtctaaaataactattttgtacAGATGCTCTGAATGGACCGATCAATAATATTAACTTAGGGTGAAAGCTCGCTGGGAGCCACCACGCCTCCCGGCCGGTTCTGTCAGAGCTTTTCAAGTATTTATTACAACGCCATCTGGCGCCTAATAGGTGCATTAAAATTTTACCGAACGCACTCGATGTTTACCTACTTCAGTATTCTCGCGAGGGGCGCTGATGGTTCGGACTTATTGATTTTCCGTTTAATTCTCTGAAATGAAAGACGTATGTGACatggtttttcatacaaaacccgTCATTTAGTGCAAAATTAAAACTTGgaaagttaaaaataaacaatgtcGACTGTCTAtgaaaatttaataatgtgCCTAATGATAATAGAAAAATATGtgctatatttaattaataagttATTTCAATATTAAATAGTCTTTTTATCTTCTATTTTATTCATCTGAGTTTCTTCGGCTGGTTTTTCCTTGTCTTCTATTGCTTTCTCTTCCGTTTCCTTCTTATCTTGTTCTGTTTTTTCGTCGTGCTCCTTTATCAAGTCATCGAGCTCTTTTTCTGCGTTTATGAGGTCCTCTTCTGTTATATTGAGGTCCGGAAAACGTCTCTGTAAGTGAATTGCGATATTTTAACTGTACCTGCCTAAAGATTTCAAGTAAATTttgttttgaataaaaaattgtCAGGTTCCGTATAAAACCTATaactgcaagcctattatggatcgctttatccacatttatccacgtgataaaacaactgtcactttttaactctgtgggatagaaagagacagaTACAGAGAAAAGTCTAAAGTTTGAATCTGGTttgaattaattatttttcttcgTAATCTTTATTATTTGTCGTTAGGTTCTGCTTTCAAATTAATAACAAATACCTAATTACCAACATAACGTCGTTTGAAGACTTGGGAAAACCCCGGCAgagagctcattccacagccggagcgtccgcttgaggaaattcctcttaaaccgcacagtacttacgcgaccatttaggttctaggctgtgaggatgaacaccctgccgACGGCATGCGGTGATAGAAAGCGGCCGTTGGCGTCATGTCAAACGTGTTCAGAGCACAGCCGCtggacacacacacacaggagCACAGTACATACCTGTAGTTCTTGCAAAGACTGCTGTATGGTCTGCTGCTGCTGCCGCATCCGTCTCGGTACAGCGTGAACACAGC contains:
- the LOC134664357 gene encoding uncharacterized protein LOC134664357 isoform X2, which codes for MKTQQVGVDFWAMAKSMFTYGALTALCWIMLRLFSAVFTLPRRMRQQQQTIQQSLQELQRRFPDLNITEEDLINAEKELDDLIKEHDEKTEQDKKETEEKAIEDKEKPAEETQMNKIEDKKTI